In Gopherus flavomarginatus isolate rGopFla2 chromosome 1, rGopFla2.mat.asm, whole genome shotgun sequence, a single genomic region encodes these proteins:
- the LOC127043933 gene encoding olfactory receptor 52R1-like yields MYAIVVLGNFTILFIVKMQLSLHGSMFYFLCMLAVSDLVMSTVTLPKLLSICWFNSREISFSACLTQMYFVHSFSGMGSGILMSMAFDLYVAICHPLGYSTTLTNFVVATIGLAVVLRSGILALPYPFLTRWWPYCRTSIIPHFYCGHIAVVKLVCADISISSYYGLFDLFSVIGMGGFFISVSYIQILWAIFRLPTKDAQLKTFGTFISHLCAILAFHIPHLFFSLMF; encoded by the coding sequence ATGTACGCCATAGTTGTtctggggaacttcaccatcctgttcattgtgaaaATGCAGCTGAGCCTCCATGGGTCCAtgttctatttcctctgcatgctggccgtcAGCGACCTGGTCATGTCCACAGTCACCCTACCCAAACTGCTGAGCATCTGCTGGTTCAATTCCAGAGAGAtcagtttcagtgcctgcctcacccagatgtattTCGTTCACTCCTTCTCAGGGATGGGGTCTGGAATCCTCATGTCCATGGCTTTTGATCTCTACGTAGCCATCTGCCATCCTCTGGGATATTCCACCACCCTGACAAACTTTGTTGTGGCCACTATAGGCCTGGCCGTGGTGCTGCGCAGTGGCATACTCGCATTGCCCTATCCCTTCCTGACAAGGtggtggccatattgcagaaccagcATCATCCCTCACTTCTATTGTGGGCATATAGCTGTAGTGAAGCTGGTCTGCGCTGATATCAGCATCAGTAGTTACTATggcctgtttgatctgttttcTGTGATCGGAATGGGCGGGTTCTTTATCTCAGTGTCCTATATTCAGATCCTCTGGGCCATCTTccgcctccccacaaaggatgcccaGCTCAAAACTTTTGGGACCTTCATCTCTCATCTTTGTGCCATCTTAGCTTTTCACATCCCACATTTATTCTTCTCTCTCATGTTCTGA